The nucleotide sequence CCGGCGGCACGACGAACGGGCCGATCGCGGCGGGGGTGAGGTCGATGAGCCGTTTGCCGTACGGCGCCAGCCGGGCGGCGTTGGCGAGGTGGGCCTTGGCGGAGGTGGCGTCGAAGACGATGTCGATGTCGTCGAAGCCGGGCAGCGCGATCAGGCCGTCGACGCCCTCGTGGGTGGTGGGCACCTTCAGCCGGGCGGCGCGGGCGAGCCCGTCGGAGTCCGGGTCGATGCCGACCATGGCGCCCATCTCCAGCGTGTCCGACAGGCGCAGGACCTTGATCATCAGGTCGGTGCCGATGTTGCCGGACCCGATGACGGCGACCTTGGTTCGCTTCACGCGTCCTCCTCCTTGGGCTGGTGGGACAACTCCGGTTTCTCGGAGAACACGGCGGTGACGGTGCCCAGCGGGCCGATCTCGGCGCGGATCCGGGTGCCGGGCGGCGCCGGGACCATCGGCCCCAGGGCCCCCGACAGGACGACCTGTCCGGCCCGCAGCGGATCGCCGTACGCCTGGGCCGTACGGGCCAGCCAGGCGAGCGCGTTCAACGGGTCGCCGAGGCAGGCGGCGCCGTCGCCCTCGGAGACCGGTATGTCCTCCGCGTACATCCGCATGGTGGTCTCGCGCGGCTCGAACGCGTCGAGCGTGACCCGGTGTTCGGCCAGCACGAACAGGCCGCTGGAGGCGTTGTCCGCGATGGTGTCGGTGAGACGGATGTCCCAGTCGGCGATACGGCTGTCGACGATCTCGATCGCCGCGACGGCGTACTCCACGGCACTCCGGACCCGGGCGGCGTCGAGGTCTCCGTCGACCAGGTCCTCCCCCAGTACGAAGGCGATCTCGGCCTCGGCCTTCGGCTGGAGCAGCCGCTCCGAGGGGACCTCCGGCTCGGCCGAGACGTCCATGTCGGCGAACAGCACCCCGAAGTCGGGCTGGTCGACACCGAGTTGCTTCTGCACGGCCGGAGAGGTGAGCCCGATCTTGCGCCCGACGACGACCGCGCCGGCTGTCAGCCTGCGCCGCGTCAGCTCCTGCTGCACGGCATAGGCGACAGCGATGTCCTGTTCACCGAGCAGATCGCGAACCGGGGCGACCGGACGTCCGTCATCCATCGCCCCCGCCAGCCGCGTGGCGGCCCGCGCCACCGCGTCCATGTCGGTAGCCATACCGATCACCACCCCTTCACCGAAGCCATCGCCGAGACGCCGACGACGCCCCCCACACCCAACAGATTCCGGACCGCAGCGACGCGAGGGCCGTCGTCCACCGCGTCCACGAACCGGGCGCCCGTCCGCGGCGCCGCGTACCTGTCCATCGCCCTACCGGTCACCGCCCCCTCCCCGTGGCCACGGCGAAACCGGCGATCCAGGCGGGGACGGGCTCGTAGAAACGGGACGTCAGGTCGTACGGGCCGGCGGCGGCGAGGGAGGCGAAGGCGGCGATCCAGGTGCGGACCTCGTGGGCGGAGTTGCCGCCCTCCTTCGCCATGGCCTCGACGGTCCAGGTGTCGAACTCCGCCAGCTCGCCGTTTTCGAGGTGGTCGAGGAACCGGTTGTCCCAGGCGGGGTTGATCGGGATCATCGCGGTCGAGCCGGCAGCGTAGTCGCGGCCGGCCCTGACGACCCGCTGCTCGCCCTTGGCGCGCTGCTCGGGGGTGGGCGGGCGGCCCTCGATGAGGGCGTCGGCGACCCTGGGGGGTGCCCCGTCCAGGACCGGCACGGGCGGGTCGTGGGAGAGGCCGCCGGAGGCCAGGAACAGCACCCTCCGGTCGAGTTCGGCCGCGGCCCGCCCGATCGCGGTGCCGAGCGCCCGGACCCGGCCGACGGGGCCGAGCGGAGTGGCCACGCCGTTGACGAACACCGGCACCACGGGCACCCGGTCGATCCCGCCGAACAGCACCTCCAGGGGCTGCGCGAAACCGTGGTCGACGGTCATCCGGGCCGAGACGGTCAGATCGACGCCCCGGTCGAGCACGCCCCGGGCCAGCGCCTTCGCGGCGGCTGTGTCGACCGACAGCGGGCCCGCCGAGGTGCCGAAGTCGCCCACCGCGTGGGCCTCGGTGGCCAGGCAGAAGGGCGGCATCTCCTTGTAGAAGAAGCCGTTGTAGTGGTCGGGCGCATAGAGGACCACCAGCTCCGGGTCGTACGCGCGGATGAAGTCCCGGGCGCCCTCGACGGCCTGGTCGACCCTGGCCAGGACCTCGGGGTCCGGGTCGTTCTTGCCGATGAGGGGCGAGTGGGACAGCCCGACGGCTGCTGCGGTCATGGCGGTTCCTTACTGCTGGGGGGTGCGGGGGCGGGCCGGGCCCGGCGGGTGGACGACGAGCTTTCCGGTGAGACCGCCGTCGATCATGAGCTGGAAGCCCTTGTGGATCTCGGCGAGCGGAAGGGTCCGGTCGATGACCGGCCGGACACCGGTGGCCTCCATCAGCCGCAGCATCGCGACCAGTTCGCCACGGGTGCCGCCGGTGGAGCCGAGGACGCGCTGCTGGAGGTAGAAGATCCGCCCGAGGTCGGCGGGCGGGTTCATCCCGCTCGTCGCACCGGCGATGACCACCGTGCCGCCCGGGCGCAGCGACTTCAGCGAGTGCGACCAGGTCGCCTCACCGACCGTCTCGATCACCACGTCCACCCGTTCGGGCAGCCGCTCGCCGGGGGCCACGGCGGCACGGGCGCCCCAGGACACGGCCTCGGCGCGCTTGTCCGCGCTCCGGCTGGTGGCGTGGACGACGGCACCCGCGGCCACCGCGAGCCTGATGGCCGCGGAGGCGACACCGCCGCCCGCGCCCTGCACGAGCACCCGGTCGCCGGCCGTGATCCGGGCCTGGGTGAACAGCATGCGGTAGGCCGTGGTCCAGGCGACCGGCAGACAGGCGGCCTCGTCGAAGGAGAGCCAGTCCGGCTTCGGGACCAGGTTGCGGGCGGGAACGGTCAGATACTCCGCGAACGCCCCGTCGTGCCGCTCGGACAGCAGCGCACGATTCGGGTCCAGCGTCTCGTCGCCCCGGCCCGCGTCCGGATCGCCGATCACCGGGTGGACGATGACCTCGTTGCCCTCGTCGTCGTAGCCGGCCGCGTCGCACCCGAGGATGATCGGCAGCCGGTCGGGGGGATGCCCCACTCCCCTCAACGTCCACACGTCGTGCATGTTCAGCGAGGAGGCCACCACGCGGACGCGTGACCACCCCGGGCGCGGGGCCGGCTCAGGGACATCGCGCAGCACCAGCCCCGACAGCGGGTCGGCGGCGCTCTGGGAAATGGCGGTAGCAGCAAGCACGCGGCCACGGTCGCGCCGACCGGCCGACCTGCCCTAGCCCGTGTGCCGCTGGGCAGCACGGGATCCCGTGTACGCACCAGCGATGCGTACGCGAACACGTCACAGCCGCGCCGCGGGTCGGGATCGTCCCGACCCGCGGCGCGGCTGACGGCGCGGTGAGCCCGCTCGGGCGGCCCCCTCAGTGGGGCATGTCGTCGAGGGCGGTGGACAGCTCGGCGATGTCCGGTGGTTCGGCGGCGAACAGGACGACGGAGCCGTCGGGCAGGTCCGCCTCGGCGATCCTGCGGAAGCCCCCGGCCGCCAGGACTCGCTGGGCGCGGACGTCGTGCTCGTCCGGCGCGGCGATGACGCGTCGGCAGCGCGCATCGGCGGCGAAGAGCGCGGGGGCGAGCACGCGCAGCAGGCCGGCGGCGGCCCTCTCAGGCACGCGCGCCGCACGGTCGTCGCGGTCGGGACTGCCGCCGTCGCCGCCGTGACCGTCGCCGTCGCCGAGCCATACGACGAGGTCGTGCGCGCCGAAGGGATAGCAGGCCCGCAACGGGTGGTGCCGGACCCGCTGGACCCGGACGAGGAACTCCTCCGGTCCACCCCCGTCACCGTCACCGTACGAGGCCGCATAGCCGCGCGCGGCCGACCGACGGGCGCCGAGCGGTCCGTCGAGCGGCCGCAGGGACCAGCCACCGCCGATGGCGGTGGCTGGTGCGGTGGGGGGAAGTGTGGCCACGACGTGTGCTCCTGGAGGGCTGGAGGGTGGGTCAGGCCGTGGGCGTGCTCGGCGCACTCCGCCGCGCCGTCACCCACCGGCGCAGCTCGATCTTGTCCAGCTTGCCGCTGGCGTTGCGGGGCAGCCGGTCGATGACCATGACGTCGCTGGGGAGCTTGTAGCGGGCCAGATACCGGTCCGCGAACGCCCGTATCTCCTCCACCGTGGGCTCCGTACCGGACGCGCAGCTGAGGACGGCCAGGACGGTCTCGCCCCACTTGGCGTCCGGTACGCCGATGACGGCGGCCTCCAGGAGTCCGGGGTACTCCACGAGAACGCGCTCCACCTCGGCGGGGTACACGTTCTCGCCGCCGCTGATGATCATGTCCTTCAGGCGGTCCACGATGTAGTAGAAGCCGTCCTTGTCCCGGTAGGCGATGTCCCCGGTGTGGAACCAGCCCATGTCGTCGAAGGCGGCCCGGGTGGCGTCCGGGTTGTCCCAGTATCCGGAGGTCACGTTGGGGCCGCGTACGCAGATCTCGCCCTGGGTGTCCGGTCCGTCGATCCCGGCCCCGGTGCCCGGGTCCGTCAGCCGGATCTCGGTGTACGGCATCGCGACGCCGGCCGAACCGGTCTTCTCCAGGGTCAGCCGGGCCGGCAGACACGTGGCGAACGGGGCCGTCTCGGTCAGCCCCCAGGCCTGCTGGAGCAGCAGGCCCGCCTCGCCGTAGTCCCTGATCAGCTGCGGCGGAACGGGAGCCCCCGCGACGATCGCGGAGCGCAGGGCGCCGAGGCCGGCCTCGGCGAAACCGGGCACCCGGGCGAGGGCCGCGTACATGGCGGGGACCGCGAAGAAGGTGTTCACGCGGTGGTCGACGAGGTCCTGAAGGCACTGGGCCGGATCGAACGCCCGGCGCAGCACCACGGTGCCGCCGCGCACCAGGGTGCGCAGGGTGAGGGCGTTGAGGCCGCCGATGTGGAACAGCGGGGCGAGGGCCAGGTTCACGTCGTCCGTGCGGGTGTCCACGACGGCGTCGACGTTGACCGCGTTCCACCAGAGGTTGCCGTGGGTGAGCATGACGCCCTTGGGCCGACCGGTGGTGCCGGAGGTGTACATCAGGGCCGCGAGGTCGTCGTCGTACAGCGCGACGGGTTCCCGTACGGGGCGTTGCGGGCCGCGCAGCGCGGACAGCGGCGTCCAGCCGGGCGCGGGCGCGTCCGTCGCGGGGCACTCGGGGTCGGTGTCGACCAGCAGACGGCTGCGGGCGGGTACGTCGGCCAGGATCGACTCCGCCAGTTCGCGGTGACCCTCCTCGACGACGACGGTGTGGGCGCCGCAGTCGTTCAGGATGTGGCGGACCTCGTCGGCCGCGAGGCGGAAGTTGAGGGGGACGAAGACCGCGCCGAGATGAGCCGCGGCGAACAGCGTCTCCAGGAAGGTCACGCTGTTGAAGCCGAGGTAGGCGATCCGGTCCCCCCGGCGCAGCCCGTGCTCGGACAGCCCGGCGGCGAACTCCCCGACCGTGCCGCTGAGTTCCGCCGCGGAGACCTCGCGGCCCTCGTAGACGACGGCGGTTGCCGTGGGGTACAGAGCTCTGCGGTGCAGCGCGGCGGCGGGACTGATGTCGACGGCGGCCATGACGGCGGCTCCTTCAATGGCTGTCGGGCGGGACACGCGTGGGTGTGGGTCAGAGGCCCGCGCCGCCGGCGGGGGCGCGGAAACCGCGTACGGCGATGCCGCCGTCGGCGGGGATCACGGCACCGGTGACGGTGCCGCTGTCGGTGCGGGATGCCAGCAGGACGTACGGTCCGGTGAAGTCCTCCGGTTCAACGCTGGAGTCGTACAACGGGATCAGCGGCGGCGGTTTCTCGCCGGAGAGGGCCTGGGCCTCCTCGTTCCTGGCGAAGGACGCGGCGAGCGTGCGGTTGTGCAGGCCCAGGCTCTCGGGGCCGCGCAGCTGGGTGCGCATGCCGCCGACGGCGACGCCGTTGACGCGGACCCTCGGCGCCAGTTCGAAGGCGAACTGGCGCAGCAGGCCGAGGCAGGCGTGCTTGCTGGCGGTGTAGAGGGAGCCGCCGCCGTCGGTGTGGAGGGAGGCGTTCGACAGGGTCATCACGATGCTGCCGCGCGTGGCGACCAGCTCCCGCCAGGCAGCCTCCACAGCCAGCACGTACCCCTTGACGTTGATCGCGAAGATCTCGTCGAAGGCCTCGGCCAGTTCCTTGCCCGACAGCCGGGTCACACTGCGGTGGTAGTCCCAGATTCCGGCGTTCGGGACGAGGATGTCGAGCTTGCCGAACCGTTCGACGGTGGTCTCCACCGCCCGGTGCAGATCGTCCGGGCTGCGTACGTCGCCGGTGAGGGGCAATACCCGGTCGCCCAGCTCGCCGGCGGCGCTCACCACCTCCTCCAGCTGCGCGGCCGTACGGCCGAGGACCGCGACGCGCGCGCCCTCGGCGAGGTAGCGCAGGGCGACGGCGCGACCGATGCCGGAGCCTCCGCCGGTGATCAGCGCGACCTCGTTCTCCAGCCAGTCCCTGCCCATGGTCAGGCCTCCTTGAGGAAGTCGGTGACCAGGCGCTCGAACTCGGCCTGCCGCTCCAGCTGCACCCAGTGGCCGCAGCCTCCGAACACATGCAGCCGGACGTCACGGATCTGCTTGAGCATGAGCTGGGCGCCGTCCAGGGTGATGGTGCGGTCGTCCCGGCCCCAGAGCAGGAGGGTGGGCGCCTTGATCCGGTGGACGCGCTGCCAGAGCGGGTCCATGCCGTGCCGTTTGGCGAAGGCCGCGTTGTAGGCGTGGTAGAAGGCGATGTGGGACTCGTCGAGCGAGGCCTCGTAGCGGGCCTGGGCGGTGTCCGCCCAGCGCTTGGGCTCGGCGGTCATCACGCCGATGAAGTCCCGCATCTTCTTCAGCGTCGGGCCCTCGCCGTTGTAGTAACGGAACATGGCCTTCTGCCCCTCGGTCGGGGTGGGCCCGAAGGACAGCCAGCCGCCGCCGGGTGCCATCAGCACCAGCTTCTCGACCCGCTCCGGGACTTCGAGCGCGGTGGCGATGGCGGCGGCGCCGCCGAGGCTGTTGCCGAGCAGGTGGAAGCGGTCGATGCCGAGGGCGTCCAGGGTCTGCAGCAGCGCGTCGACGGTGATCTCGGTGATGCTGCGGGCGTCCAGGTCCGCCTCGGTGGGCCGGTAGCTGGCGCCGAAGCCCGGCTGGTCGGGCAGGACCACGCGGAAGTGGGGGGCGAGGGCGGGCAGGTTCTGGTGGTAGTTGGCGACCGCGCTCGCACCGGGACCGCCGCCGTGCAGCAGCACCAGCGCCGGTCCTTCGCCGGTCTCGCCGACCGCGACGGGCCCGAGCGTGGTCCGCACGGTGTGCTCGACGAGCTTCGGCTCTTCGGTCTGGTCTGTGGTCACGAGGGGTCTCCCGGTCGTTCGTTCATCCGGTCGTTCGTTCATCGGCGGTCAGGTCGGCCGGTCGGTCGGCCGGTCGGTCGGCCGGTCGTTCATCGGCCGTCCCGCCGTCCCGCCGTCCGGTCAGAGAAAAGTGCTGATGTTCTTGGCGAGCAGGACGTTCTGGTCGAGCAGGATCGTGCGGCGGGCGATCAACAGCCGCCCGTCGTCCGGGGCGCGGCGCAGCAGGTCGGTACGGCCACCGGCGTAGAGGTCGACCTCTCGTTCCAGGCGGTTGCGGTAGCAGAGGAAGGCCGACTCGGCGACGTACTCCCCCGGCTCCTCGACGGCCCGGACCATGACGTTGGTGATCAGGTGCCGGGATCTGGACGGCGGGTCCTCGGCCCAGGCCATGCCCGAGTCGAAGCGGCGGATCCGCCAGGCCAGACTCGCCTTGGTCTCGTCGAAGATCGCCACCTCACCGGGCGCCCCGTCGGCCAGCGCCTGTTGCCGCCGCAGCCGGTTGGTGCGCACCGGCGCCCAGTAGTGCAGATCCTCCGCGAGCAGGTCCAGCCAGTCCGCGTAGCGGTGCTGGTCGAGCAACTGCGCCTCAAGGGCGTACAGCCGCTGCACTTCGAAATGCAGCCGAATATCGGGATCGGACACCGTCTGCGTCCCGGCGACCGCCGGCTCCGGCGCGTGAACACTCATCGGTGGTTCCTCCTGCGGGCCTCGCTGCTTGCAGGCATTCCAGCGCGGAGTACGGGGCACGGGGAGCGCGTGTGCCATGGGGCGGCACAGCCGCGGGGGTTGGAACTGCTCACCAAGGAGTGCGCACAAGGCCGAATTGGCTCGATGGTGTGATCGTCCGCTTGCGGGCTTGCGGGCTTGCGGGCTTGCGGGCTTGCGGGCTTGCGGTGCCCTGGGCTGATCGGCTGACGTGATCGTGCGACCTGGGACACCGGGTACGGCGTCGGCGTGCGGGCCCCTGCTCCACCAGAGGATGGTTCAGGGCCTCCCCGTCGCCTTTGGCCGTACCCACATGGCCAGGTCGCGCAGGGCTGTGTCCGTCAGCGGCCTCCGGCCGCGGGGGCCTCCCGGGGCCGAGAACGCCGGGGACCAGCTCGCCCAAGACCGTTCGGGGCGCGCGGCTGAACGGACTCACCCCCGCTCGGTCAGGAACGGTCGGTCCGAGAACCCGGCGCGGACACCGAGGCCCAACGGCCGTACCGCAGCGCGTCGGCCGGAGCCCGGCGGACGAGCCGCGGAACGCCGCCCGAAGCCGGTCGGACAAGCCCCGGCACGGTCACCCGGGCAGCCCTCGGTGAGGGGCGCCGGTCAGGCCCCGGGGCGTCATCGTCTGAGGAGGGTCCGCAGGTCGGTGTGCTCGTCGGTCAGTTCTGTGGGGGACAGGCGGACCCCTCGGTCGATGAGACGCCGGGCGGCCTTGATGTCCCGGGCGCGGTCGATGGCGGCTGCCGCGACCAGGCGGTCGCCGCGCAGGCCGAAGGCGGTGAAGGCACCGCTGTCCGGGTCGCCCCGCAGTACGTGCCGCCCGGCGTCCGCCATGGTGCCGACCGCCTCCAGGCGTGAGCCGTGCCGGTCGGACCAGAACCAGGGCGCGCCCGCGTCCGGCACGGGACGGCCCAGGAGGCCCAGGGCGGCGGCCTCGCCGTCCCGCTGGGCGGCCTCCCAGTGCTCGTGCCGTACGCGGTGGGCGTCCGGGCGGGCCACGTCGCCGACGGCGAAGACGTTCGGGTGGGACGTGCGCTGCCCGGGGTGGACGACGACGCCGTTGTCGACGCGCAGCCCGGCGGCCTCGGCCACTTCCGTGGCCGGGTGGATGCCGATGCCTGCCACCAGCGTGTCGGCGGCCAGGGTGCCGCCGTACCCGGCGAGGCGTACGCGGAGCCCGCCCGGGCTTCGCTCGACGCTCTCGACCCCGGCGGTGATCACCTTGATGCCCTCGGCTGTGTGCCTGTGGTGCAGCACGCCCGCGATGTCACCGCCGACGGCCGCGGCCAGCGGCACCGGCACGGGGTCGACGAGGGTGACCCGGCAGCCGAGGGCCACAGCGACGGCGGCGGTCTCGGCGCCGATCAGTCCGGCGCCGACGACGATCACTCGGGCGCCGGGCAGCAGCCGTTCCCGGAGGCGTTCCGCGTCCTCCCAGGTACGCAGCGGACGGACCGCCGGGTCGTCGCCGCCGGGCACCGGCAGCGGGCGCGGTGTGCCCCCGGTGGCCAGCACGATCCGGTCGGCCGCGGCGACCGTGCCGTCGGCCAGTTCCACGCCGCCCGAGTGGGGGCGGATCGCACGGACCCGGGCGCCCTCACGCACCTGGACGCGCTGTTCCTCGTACCACCGTTCGGGCCGCAGCAGGACGTCCTCGCGCCGGGCCTTGCCGAGCAGGACGTCCTTGCTGAGCGGCGGCCGGTCGTACGGCAGGCCGCGCTCGGCGGAGTACAGGACCAGTTCCCCGTCGTACCCCTGGACGCGCAGCGCGTCGCAGGTGGAGACGGCGGCCAGGCCCGCGCCGACGACGGCGATCCGCCGGGGCGAGGACGGCGGGGAGCTCATTCGGCGGCCTCCGCACCGGGTCGGCCGGGGTGGAGCCAGATGGCGTCGTCGCGGACCTCGACGCGGTGGGTGCGCACGGCGAGGGTGGCGGGCATGCACTGCGGGTCGCCCGACTTCAGACAGAAGCGGGCGCTGTGCAGCGGGCACTCGACCTCGCCGTCCTCGATCCAGCCCTCGGACAGGGACGCCTGGCCGTGCGAGCAGGTGTCGTCGAGGGCGTAGTAGGCGCCGCCGTCGTGGAAGACGGCGATGGCGTCGCCGTGACCGCTGGTCTCGGCGGGCACCTTCAGCGCCTCGCCGTCCTCGATGTCGCCGACGGTGGCGACGCGCACAGCGGTGCTGCTCGTGTTCGTGCTCATCGGGTGTCCTTCTCGTGCATCTCGGCCTTTTCGGCCTTCTCATGCCAGGCGGGCGTGTTCATCAGGTCGCGCCAGCGGGCGTACAGGCCGCGGGCGGCGCCGTCGGTGTAGAGGCGGCCGGTGGTGCCCGGATGGACACCGTCCTCGGCCTCCAGCCCCAGACCCATCTGGTAGTTGAGGGTCATCGAGCCGGAGACGAAGCCATGGGCCGTGGCCTGGCACTCGCTCCAGTTCTCGCCGTCGTCCTGCTCGAAGATGCCGGTGGGCCCGAACGTCCGCAGGTTGTAGAGCCGTTGGGCGTCCTTCACCTCGTCCGGCATGGACCGGTCGACGAGCGTCCAGGCCCAGACCTCCATCCGGTCCGGGCCCTTGGGGTGCCAGACCCGGATGGATCCGTTGACCGGGAGGTAGGAGAAGTTGGGGAAGACGGTGGCGTGCCCGGTGGTCATAGGCCCCTCCACCCGGGCGTCACCGAGCCGCTCGCGCAGCGCCTCGTAGTCGTAGTGGGCGTGCACGATCCGGTCGTCGAAGCGGCTCTTGGGGTGGGTCGGGAAGCCGTGCCCGTGCCCGAGCGGATCAGCGTACTGCCGTCCCGGGGTCTGCACGATCTCCGTCCTGGGGCCCTTGCCCGTCGGCGACATGACCATCAGCGCCGAGGCGTGCGAGATGTTGACGTGGTACCAGTCGGAGGCGAACTGCTCGGCCGCCAGCTTCCAGTTGCCCTCCAGCACCCACTTGTGCACCCCGCCGACGACCTCGGTGCCCTCCGGATCACGATCCAGCATGGCGTCGATGTACCAGGTCATGCCGCCCAGCGCCTCGACGAGCGTCGGCGCCTCGGGATTCCACGTGGCGAAGACGAGCCCCTTGTAGGAGTCGAGCCGCGCGACCTCGAGCAGTCCCCACCGGTCCTGCTCGAAGTGGTCCGGATAGTCGCCCTGGTTGGGGACGTTGACGAGCTTGCCCGAGGTGTCGTACGACCAGCCGTGGTAGCTGCACGTGAACGCCTTGGTCGCGCCGGCGTCGGCCCGGCAGACCCGCATCCCGCGGTGTCGGCAGGCATTGAGGAACGCCCGCAGCTTCCGGTCCCGGCCCATCGCGACGATGACCGGGTCCTCCCCCATGTACGTGGTGAAGAAGTCGCCGGGCTTCTTGAACTGGCTCTCATGGGCGAGGAACAGCCAGCTCGGCGCGAAGACCCGGCGCAGCTCCTGCTGGTACAGGGCCCGGTCGCTGAAGATCGTGCGGTCGATCAGCCCGTGGTCGAGGTCGAAGTACGCACTCACGTCGACGGACGGGCGCGGCACCCCGGCGAGACGGTCCAGGGGCCGTACGGGCGGGGAAGTCATCGCTGGGCCTCCTCGGCACAGGCCGGGGCGAGGTCCAGGCGGCCGGGCGGTGTGCATACGGGTGCGGGTGCAGGCCCCAGCGCGGGTACCGGTGCGGAGCCCAGGCGTCCGGATCCGGGGCGCGGGACCATCACGCCACCCGACTCCCCAGGTCGCGCGGCCCCTCGGTGCCGACGCACACGGTCTGCTGAGCGGAGCGTCGGCGCTGCGGTGTCGAGTCGGTGCATGCGGTCAGAAGACGTCAGGTGCGCAGGCCCGGCCCAGCCCACGTGCCGTGATGTGGCACACGGACGTGCCGTGATCAACGCACCGTCCCCGCCCGTTTACAACCCGCAAAGGGCCCCCTACATTGGACGCGCGTCCATTATGATGGCTGCGTCCGCATAGTTCCGGGAGCCCCCATGCCAGTTCACTCCCCCACTTCCGAACTCACCGACACCTCACCCGCAGACACCTCGCCCGCCCAGGAGTTAACGACCCCGTCGGATCAGCGGACCGCAGTCGACAAGGCACTCGTCCTGCTCAAGTCGCTCGCCGAACAGGACCGGGAGATCGGCGTGAGCGAGCTGGCCCGCCGCACCGGTCTCACCAAGTCGACCGCTTTCCGGCTGCTGGGCATCCTCCAGCGCAATGACCTGGTCGAGCGGGTCGGCAGCAACTACCGGCTGGGCGCCCAGCTCTTCGACATCGGTACCCGGGTCTACGGCCCGACGTCCCTGGTGCTGCGCGAGCGACTGCTGCCACATCTCGCCGACCTGTATGTGCTGACCCAGGAGACCGTTCACCTCGCGGTGCTGCACGACACCGATATCGTGTACGTCAACAAGATCCACGGACACCGCGCCACCCGCTCCCCCTCCCGCATCGGCGCCCGGCTGCCCGCGTACTGCACGGCCGTCGGCAAGGCCCTGCTGGCCTTCGACCACGACGCCACGGAAGCGGCCATCTCGGCGGGGCTGCCGAGGCTCACCGACTACACGGTCACCGACCCCGCCGCCTTCCGCGCCGAACTGCGGCGCATCCGCCAGGACGGCATCGCGTACGACCGCCAGGAGGCCAGCCTCGGCCTCACCTGTGTCGCCGTCCCGGTCATGGGACCCGCTGGCCGACCGGTCGCGGCCCTCTCCGTCGCCGGCGCGGACCACCGCTTCGACCGGGCCCGCTTCGCCCCCGCCCTGCGCCGCGTGGCCTACGAGGCGGCGCGGGCGATCAGCGCGGCCGCCAAGGCCCAGCGGCGCGCGCCCTCGGACGCCGGGAGCACGCCCGCCGCCTGACCCGGTGGACGCGGCTCAGTGCGCGCCGTCGCCGTGGGTGCGCGCCGTGTTCGTGCCCCCGGTACCGGGCTGCACCCGTGGCACACTCACCACGATGTGCACCAGGCTCTCCCCCTCAAGCGACTGGTACACGTGCGGCCGGTCGCCCGGGTAGCGCACGAAGTCACCGGTGGCCAACTCCACCGGGCTGTCGGCCGGGCCCACCCGCACCCGGCCACTGATCACATACAGGTGCTCCAGCGTGCCCACCGGGTGCGGCTCGGTCGGCTTCCCCGTGCCGTCCCGGTCGGGGCCGACGCGTACCAGATAGTTCTCGATGACACCGGAGCCGTACACATGGTCCAGAGCCCGGGTCTCGAACCCCTCGTGTGCCTTCCAGACGACGTCGGCGCCACGTT is from Streptomyces sp. NBC_01314 and encodes:
- a CDS encoding 3-phenylpropionate/cinnamic acid dioxygenase subunit beta, with protein sequence MSVHAPEPAVAGTQTVSDPDIRLHFEVQRLYALEAQLLDQHRYADWLDLLAEDLHYWAPVRTNRLRRQQALADGAPGEVAIFDETKASLAWRIRRFDSGMAWAEDPPSRSRHLITNVMVRAVEEPGEYVAESAFLCYRNRLEREVDLYAGGRTDLLRRAPDDGRLLIARRTILLDQNVLLAKNISTFL
- a CDS encoding alpha/beta fold hydrolase, which codes for MTTDQTEEPKLVEHTVRTTLGPVAVGETGEGPALVLLHGGGPGASAVANYHQNLPALAPHFRVVLPDQPGFGASYRPTEADLDARSITEITVDALLQTLDALGIDRFHLLGNSLGGAAAIATALEVPERVEKLVLMAPGGGWLSFGPTPTEGQKAMFRYYNGEGPTLKKMRDFIGVMTAEPKRWADTAQARYEASLDESHIAFYHAYNAAFAKRHGMDPLWQRVHRIKAPTLLLWGRDDRTITLDGAQLMLKQIRDVRLHVFGGCGHWVQLERQAEFERLVTDFLKEA
- a CDS encoding 3-carboxyethylcatechol 2,3-dioxygenase; the encoded protein is MTAAAVGLSHSPLIGKNDPDPEVLARVDQAVEGARDFIRAYDPELVVLYAPDHYNGFFYKEMPPFCLATEAHAVGDFGTSAGPLSVDTAAAKALARGVLDRGVDLTVSARMTVDHGFAQPLEVLFGGIDRVPVVPVFVNGVATPLGPVGRVRALGTAIGRAAAELDRRVLFLASGGLSHDPPVPVLDGAPPRVADALIEGRPPTPEQRAKGEQRVVRAGRDYAAGSTAMIPINPAWDNRFLDHLENGELAEFDTWTVEAMAKEGGNSAHEVRTWIAAFASLAAAGPYDLTSRFYEPVPAWIAGFAVATGRGR
- a CDS encoding SDR family NAD(P)-dependent oxidoreductase — translated: MGRDWLENEVALITGGGSGIGRAVALRYLAEGARVAVLGRTAAQLEEVVSAAGELGDRVLPLTGDVRSPDDLHRAVETTVERFGKLDILVPNAGIWDYHRSVTRLSGKELAEAFDEIFAINVKGYVLAVEAAWRELVATRGSIVMTLSNASLHTDGGGSLYTASKHACLGLLRQFAFELAPRVRVNGVAVGGMRTQLRGPESLGLHNRTLAASFARNEEAQALSGEKPPPLIPLYDSSVEPEDFTGPYVLLASRTDSGTVTGAVIPADGGIAVRGFRAPAGGAGL
- a CDS encoding 2-keto-4-pentenoate hydratase, with protein sequence MATDMDAVARAATRLAGAMDDGRPVAPVRDLLGEQDIAVAYAVQQELTRRRLTAGAVVVGRKIGLTSPAVQKQLGVDQPDFGVLFADMDVSAEPEVPSERLLQPKAEAEIAFVLGEDLVDGDLDAARVRSAVEYAVAAIEIVDSRIADWDIRLTDTIADNASSGLFVLAEHRVTLDAFEPRETTMRMYAEDIPVSEGDGAACLGDPLNALAWLARTAQAYGDPLRAGQVVLSGALGPMVPAPPGTRIRAEIGPLGTVTAVFSEKPELSHQPKEEDA
- a CDS encoding long-chain fatty acid--CoA ligase, with the translated sequence MAAVDISPAAALHRRALYPTATAVVYEGREVSAAELSGTVGEFAAGLSEHGLRRGDRIAYLGFNSVTFLETLFAAAHLGAVFVPLNFRLAADEVRHILNDCGAHTVVVEEGHRELAESILADVPARSRLLVDTDPECPATDAPAPGWTPLSALRGPQRPVREPVALYDDDLAALMYTSGTTGRPKGVMLTHGNLWWNAVNVDAVVDTRTDDVNLALAPLFHIGGLNALTLRTLVRGGTVVLRRAFDPAQCLQDLVDHRVNTFFAVPAMYAALARVPGFAEAGLGALRSAIVAGAPVPPQLIRDYGEAGLLLQQAWGLTETAPFATCLPARLTLEKTGSAGVAMPYTEIRLTDPGTGAGIDGPDTQGEICVRGPNVTSGYWDNPDATRAAFDDMGWFHTGDIAYRDKDGFYYIVDRLKDMIISGGENVYPAEVERVLVEYPGLLEAAVIGVPDAKWGETVLAVLSCASGTEPTVEEIRAFADRYLARYKLPSDVMVIDRLPRNASGKLDKIELRRWVTARRSAPSTPTA
- a CDS encoding zinc-binding dehydrogenase; its protein translation is MLAATAISQSAADPLSGLVLRDVPEPAPRPGWSRVRVVASSLNMHDVWTLRGVGHPPDRLPIILGCDAAGYDDEGNEVIVHPVIGDPDAGRGDETLDPNRALLSERHDGAFAEYLTVPARNLVPKPDWLSFDEAACLPVAWTTAYRMLFTQARITAGDRVLVQGAGGGVASAAIRLAVAAGAVVHATSRSADKRAEAVSWGARAAVAPGERLPERVDVVIETVGEATWSHSLKSLRPGGTVVIAGATSGMNPPADLGRIFYLQQRVLGSTGGTRGELVAMLRLMEATGVRPVIDRTLPLAEIHKGFQLMIDGGLTGKLVVHPPGPARPRTPQQ